From Proteiniborus sp. MB09-C3, the proteins below share one genomic window:
- a CDS encoding RnfABCDGE type electron transport complex subunit D yields the protein MENKLIASSSPHIRSDETISRIMLDVIIALLPATLASIYFFRFNALKLIVLSVLSAVITEAIFQKARKKPVTINDLSAVVTGLLLAFNIPSSAPWWIPVIGSAFAIAIVKQFFGGLGHNFMNPALAARAMLLASWPTIMTEWVTPGADAVSTATPLAILKGQAEGILPSLTDMLMGNMGGSLGETSAILLIIGGIYLLYRGVINWRIPFTYIGTVAVIMLAFGGGIQNTMYHLLSGGLMLGAFFMATDYASSPVTKKGQIIFGIGAGLLTSVIRLKGGYPEGVSYSILLMNVAAPLIDKYTGPKVFGEVKQNA from the coding sequence ATGGAAAATAAATTGATTGCTTCATCTTCTCCACATATAAGGTCAGATGAAACTATTTCTAGAATAATGCTGGACGTAATCATAGCACTTCTTCCTGCCACATTAGCCAGCATATACTTTTTTAGATTCAATGCTTTAAAATTAATAGTTCTTTCTGTATTATCAGCAGTAATTACAGAAGCAATATTTCAGAAAGCTAGGAAAAAACCTGTAACTATAAATGATTTAAGTGCAGTGGTAACTGGATTATTGTTAGCATTTAATATTCCTTCCTCAGCACCATGGTGGATACCAGTTATAGGTTCAGCCTTTGCTATTGCCATAGTAAAACAATTTTTTGGTGGACTAGGACATAATTTCATGAATCCTGCATTAGCTGCAAGGGCAATGCTTTTAGCATCCTGGCCAACAATAATGACAGAGTGGGTGACTCCAGGGGCAGATGCCGTAAGTACAGCTACACCACTAGCAATTCTAAAGGGACAGGCTGAAGGAATTCTTCCCTCTTTGACTGACATGCTAATGGGAAATATGGGTGGTAGCTTAGGAGAAACCTCTGCTATTTTACTAATAATAGGCGGGATATATTTACTGTATAGAGGAGTAATTAACTGGAGAATACCATTTACCTATATTGGTACCGTTGCAGTTATAATGCTTGCTTTTGGTGGTGGAATCCAAAATACTATGTATCATTTACTATCAGGTGGATTAATGCTTGGAGCATTCTTTATGGCTACAGACTATGCATCTTCACCAGTCACAAAAAAAGGTCAAATCATATTTGGAATCGGAGCAGGATTATTAACTTCTGTGATTAGGCTGAAAGGTGGCTATCCTGAAGGAGTATCCTATTCAATACTTTTGATGAATGTGGCTGCGCCATTAATTGATAAGTATACTGGCCCAAAAGTTTTTGGGGAGGTGAAGCAGAATGCGTGA
- a CDS encoding RnfABCDGE type electron transport complex subunit G — protein sequence MREIVKLGLILFLITAIAAALLAFANDATSELIAQVQEQESNKARQEVLPSAENFVPLDENEFNKIIAENNRIKEIYIGKNSADELVGYTVKTTASGYGGNIEIITGISEDGKVTGMKVVSHSETPGLGANSTKPEFQDQFVGKSVSSNISVVKSAPNDSDIQAISGATITSKAVSSGVNMAIDVFNGKLAK from the coding sequence ATGCGTGAGATTGTTAAGCTTGGATTAATTCTTTTTTTAATAACAGCAATAGCGGCGGCACTTCTTGCATTTGCAAATGATGCAACAAGTGAGTTAATTGCTCAAGTTCAAGAACAGGAAAGTAATAAGGCAAGACAAGAAGTTCTTCCATCTGCTGAAAATTTTGTACCTTTGGATGAAAACGAATTTAATAAAATAATAGCTGAAAACAATAGGATTAAAGAGATTTATATTGGCAAGAATTCAGCTGATGAATTAGTTGGATATACTGTAAAAACTACAGCTTCTGGATACGGTGGAAACATTGAAATAATAACTGGTATTTCTGAAGATGGCAAAGTAACTGGTATGAAAGTAGTTAGTCACTCTGAGACTCCAGGTCTAGGTGCCAATTCTACTAAACCAGAATTTCAAGATCAATTTGTTGGAAAATCAGTATCTTCAAATATATCAGTGGTGAAATCAGCACCTAATGATAGTGATATTCAGGCAATTTCAGGTGCCACAATAACTTCAAAGGCTGTATCAAGTGGTGTTAATATGGCTATAGATGTTTTTAATGGTAAACTTGCAAAATAG
- a CDS encoding electron transport complex subunit E, with the protein MSLKDFKNGLIDENPTFVQLIGMCPTLAVTTSSMSGLSMGLATTAVLIGSNLVISLLRKAIPDKIRIPAFVVIIATFVSLIQMLMNAYVPALYASLGLYIPLIVVNCIILARAEAFASKYGPIRSIADGAGMGLGFTLALTILASVRELLGAGSIFGYSLFGQAYKPALLMILPPGAFLALGILIGLKNWLMNRIKKLAYEKESFK; encoded by the coding sequence ATGAGCTTAAAAGATTTTAAGAATGGATTGATTGATGAAAACCCTACATTTGTTCAGTTAATTGGTATGTGTCCAACTCTAGCAGTTACTACTTCATCTATGAGCGGTTTGTCTATGGGATTGGCTACTACTGCCGTATTAATTGGTTCGAATTTAGTTATATCGCTTTTAAGAAAGGCTATACCAGATAAAATAAGGATTCCTGCCTTTGTTGTAATAATTGCTACATTTGTTTCTTTGATACAAATGCTTATGAATGCTTATGTACCTGCACTATATGCTTCTTTGGGATTATACATTCCTCTAATCGTCGTTAACTGTATAATACTAGCTAGAGCAGAAGCTTTTGCTTCTAAATATGGACCTATTAGATCCATAGCAGATGGAGCAGGAATGGGACTTGGATTTACATTAGCTCTTACAATACTTGCATCAGTAAGAGAGCTTTTAGGCGCAGGATCTATTTTCGGTTATTCACTTTTTGGACAGGCTTATAAACCTGCATTATTAATGATTTTACCTCCTGGTGCTTTTCTGGCTTTAGGTATACTAATAGGATTAAAAAATTGGCTTATGAATAGGATTAAAAAATTGGCTTATGAAAAAGAAAGCTTTAAATAG
- the rsxA gene encoding electron transport complex subunit RsxA, which yields MGFFTILLSSILVNNFVMSRFLGICPFLGVSKQVETALGMGTAVTFVMAIASAATYVVQVSILDKFGLGYMQTIVFILIIAALVQLVELFIKKASPTLYQALGVYLPLITTNCAVLGIAILNIQMELSLLESVVHAVGAAIGFTLAIVLFAGIRERLALADVPESFQGFPVALITAGLMSIAFLGFTGLV from the coding sequence ATGGGCTTTTTTACAATTTTGCTTAGTTCAATATTAGTTAATAACTTTGTAATGTCAAGATTCTTGGGTATCTGTCCTTTTCTTGGTGTATCGAAGCAGGTAGAAACTGCACTTGGTATGGGAACGGCTGTTACATTTGTAATGGCTATAGCTTCTGCTGCAACATATGTGGTGCAGGTATCAATATTAGATAAATTTGGATTAGGATATATGCAGACCATAGTTTTTATATTGATAATTGCAGCCTTAGTGCAGCTAGTAGAATTATTTATTAAAAAAGCTAGCCCTACTCTTTATCAGGCTTTAGGAGTATACTTGCCACTTATTACTACTAATTGCGCTGTATTAGGTATTGCTATTTTAAATATTCAAATGGAGTTATCATTATTAGAAAGTGTAGTTCATGCTGTTGGAGCAGCTATAGGCTTTACACTTGCAATAGTACTTTTTGCTGGTATAAGGGAAAGACTTGCTTTAGCTGATGTGCCTGAATCTTTTCAAGGCTTCCCTGTTGCTCTTATTACAGCAGGACTTATGTCAATAGCTTTTCTAGGCTTCACTGGACTTGTATAG
- a CDS encoding RnfABCDGE type electron transport complex subunit B translates to MNSIVTAVVSLSSMGLLFGVGLAVAAKVFAVKVDPKVEQVRGALPGANCGACGFPGCDGLASAIANGSAPVNACPVGGAVSAGKIAEIMGVAAGDTEKKVARVTCGGTSCNAFEKFEYTGIKDCKAAALVSGGSKACSYGCLGLGTCVSVCQFGAIDVIDGIAVINSEKCTACGKCVSECPKAVIKMVPYEQKVVVDCNSKEFGKDVKVKCTVGCIGCQICVKACPFGAMEFENNLARINYDKCTNCMICAEKCPTKAIWADFANRKKAFIEEDKCIGCTICKKQCPVEAIEGELKAKHTVTEDKCIGCGACAKKCPKSAIDMR, encoded by the coding sequence ATGAATAGTATAGTAACAGCTGTAGTTAGTTTAAGTAGTATGGGACTTTTATTTGGAGTAGGCTTGGCTGTAGCAGCTAAAGTCTTTGCAGTGAAAGTTGATCCAAAGGTTGAACAGGTAAGGGGTGCTTTACCAGGAGCTAATTGTGGAGCGTGTGGTTTTCCTGGATGTGATGGACTAGCAAGTGCTATAGCCAATGGAAGTGCACCAGTTAATGCATGCCCTGTCGGTGGAGCTGTAAGTGCAGGGAAAATTGCAGAAATAATGGGAGTGGCTGCCGGCGATACAGAGAAAAAAGTAGCTAGAGTCACTTGTGGAGGTACTAGCTGCAATGCCTTTGAAAAATTTGAATATACAGGAATTAAGGATTGTAAAGCTGCCGCTTTAGTTTCTGGTGGAAGCAAGGCTTGTTCATATGGCTGCTTGGGACTAGGAACTTGTGTAAGTGTATGTCAATTTGGTGCAATTGATGTTATTGATGGAATAGCGGTAATAAATTCTGAAAAATGTACTGCCTGCGGAAAATGTGTTTCAGAATGTCCAAAGGCTGTTATAAAAATGGTTCCTTATGAACAAAAAGTTGTAGTAGACTGCAATAGTAAGGAATTTGGGAAAGACGTTAAAGTAAAGTGTACAGTTGGATGTATTGGATGTCAAATCTGTGTGAAGGCATGTCCATTCGGAGCTATGGAGTTTGAAAATAACCTTGCTAGAATCAACTATGACAAATGTACAAATTGTATGATATGTGCAGAGAAGTGTCCAACTAAAGCTATTTGGGCTGATTTTGCAAATAGAAAAAAAGCTTTTATTGAAGAGGACAAATGTATAGGATGCACTATTTGTAAAAAGCAATGTCCTGTAGAGGCAATAGAGGGAGAACTTAAAGCAAAGCATACAGTAACAGAAGATAAATGCATTGGCTGTGGTGCGTGCGCTAAGAAGTGTCCAAAGTCTGCAATAGACATGAGATAA
- a CDS encoding putative manganese-dependent inorganic diphosphatase, with translation MKETIYITGHKNPDSDSICAALAYAEYKNANGDINAVPVRLGEINRETKFILEYFGVEAPVFMETVRLSVEDLNFDKVAPVSPDISMGIALELMKKNNVNSLPVVDENEQLIGIVTISDIVESYIDVWDNTILGRSGTSIDNIIDTLSANPVNIPKNMKPLSGKLLVLAMEPRSVVEYIEEKDIVICGDRKDVQELAINNDISLMIITGNVKIDEEIINLAKKKDAAMILTPYDTFTTSRLISQSVPIKHVMTTDNLIVFSYDDLVDDVKLQMSQTRYRSYPVIDDDNRVVGLISRYHLISSMRKKVILVDHNERSQSIDGLEECEILEIVDHHRVADVFTGNPIYFRNEPVGSTSTIIASILFENGRRPSKKMAGVLAAAIISDTLLFKSPTSTNTDKIVLERLARIADLDVDKFAMEMFKAGTSLVGKTPQELLTQDFKAFTIGEDKIGIAQVYTMDPDSLKDMKSDLISLMEERAKEYGYSIFILMLTDIFAQASEMVVVGHNKELVAQAFGKKLISNSFYAQGVLSRKKQVVPPITNALLN, from the coding sequence GTGAAGGAAACAATATATATAACAGGACATAAAAATCCAGATTCAGACTCAATATGTGCAGCTTTAGCCTATGCAGAATACAAGAATGCCAACGGAGATATAAATGCTGTTCCTGTACGACTTGGCGAAATAAACAGAGAGACTAAATTTATATTAGAATACTTTGGTGTTGAGGCCCCCGTTTTTATGGAGACAGTAAGATTAAGTGTAGAGGATCTAAACTTTGATAAAGTAGCTCCTGTTAGTCCAGATATATCAATGGGTATAGCTTTAGAGCTGATGAAGAAAAACAATGTAAACAGTCTACCTGTAGTGGATGAGAATGAACAGCTTATTGGTATTGTGACAATATCTGATATAGTAGAGAGTTATATTGATGTATGGGATAATACTATTCTAGGTAGATCAGGTACCTCCATAGATAATATTATTGACACACTTTCTGCAAATCCAGTTAATATACCTAAAAATATGAAGCCTTTAAGCGGAAAACTTTTAGTGCTTGCAATGGAGCCTAGATCAGTAGTTGAATACATAGAAGAGAAGGATATAGTAATATGTGGAGATAGAAAGGATGTTCAAGAGCTTGCAATTAACAATGATATTTCCTTAATGATTATAACTGGAAATGTTAAAATTGATGAAGAAATCATAAACTTAGCAAAGAAAAAAGACGCAGCTATGATACTAACACCTTATGATACATTTACAACATCTAGATTAATATCTCAATCTGTTCCTATAAAACATGTAATGACTACGGACAATTTAATAGTGTTTTCATATGATGATTTAGTAGATGATGTGAAATTGCAAATGTCTCAAACAAGATATAGATCTTACCCAGTAATTGATGATGATAATAGAGTAGTAGGTCTAATATCTAGATACCATTTAATATCCAGCATGAGAAAGAAGGTAATTTTAGTTGATCACAATGAACGCAGCCAGTCTATAGACGGCTTAGAGGAATGTGAGATACTAGAAATTGTTGACCATCATAGGGTAGCAGATGTCTTTACTGGAAATCCAATATATTTTAGAAACGAGCCTGTGGGAAGTACATCTACAATAATTGCCTCCATATTATTTGAAAATGGTAGAAGACCTTCAAAGAAAATGGCAGGAGTATTGGCTGCTGCTATAATCTCTGATACTCTATTATTCAAATCTCCTACATCTACAAATACTGATAAGATAGTGTTAGAAAGATTAGCGAGAATTGCAGATTTAGATGTAGATAAGTTTGCCATGGAGATGTTCAAGGCAGGGACTTCTTTAGTTGGGAAAACGCCACAGGAATTACTTACTCAAGATTTTAAGGCGTTTACCATAGGTGAAGATAAGATAGGAATTGCCCAAGTATATACTATGGATCCAGACAGCCTAAAAGATATGAAAAGCGATTTAATATCATTAATGGAGGAGCGTGCAAAAGAATATGGATATTCTATATTTATACTAATGTTAACAGATATATTTGCACAGGCTTCAGAAATGGTCGTAGTCGGACACAATAAGGAGTTGGTAGCACAGGCCTTTGGAAAGAAACTCATAAGCAACTCATTCTATGCACAAGGAGTACTTTCAAGAAAGAAACAGGTGGTTCCACCAATTACAAACGCATTATTAAACTAG